In Streptomyces sp. NBC_00483, a single window of DNA contains:
- a CDS encoding glycine hydroxymethyltransferase — protein sequence MTDARLTPESTAYRAALDVVRGVEPRVADAIAQELTDQREMLKLIASENYASPATLLTMGNWFSDKYAEGTIGRRFYAGCRNVDTVESIAAEHARELFGARHAYVQPHSGIDANLVAFWAVLADRVEVPFLAKTGVRQINDLTEADWAELRQAFGNQRMLGMSLDAGGHLTHGFRPNISGKMFDQRSYGTDPATGLIDYEALRAQAREFKPMIIVAGYSAYPRLVNFRIMREIADEVGATLMVDMAHFAGLVAGKVLTGDFDPVPHAQIVTTTTHKSLRGPRGGMVLCDDSLKDQVDRGCPMVLGGPLPHVMAAKAVALAEARQPAFQDYAQRIVDNARALAEGLTRRGATLVTGGTDNHLNLIDVASSYGLTGRQAESALLDSGIVTNRNAIPADPNGAWYTSGIRIGTPALTTRGLGAGEMDEIAALMDRVLAAAEPGTTKSGAVSKASHVLEPKVADEVAQRATDLLAGFPLYGQIDLG from the coding sequence ATGACCGATGCCCGCTTGACCCCCGAATCCACCGCGTACCGTGCCGCCCTTGATGTCGTACGGGGCGTGGAGCCGCGCGTCGCCGACGCCATCGCGCAGGAGCTGACCGACCAGCGCGAGATGCTCAAGCTGATCGCGTCCGAGAACTACGCGTCCCCGGCGACGCTGCTGACCATGGGCAACTGGTTCAGCGACAAGTACGCCGAGGGCACCATCGGCCGCCGCTTCTACGCCGGCTGCCGCAACGTCGACACCGTCGAGTCGATCGCCGCGGAGCACGCCCGCGAGCTGTTCGGTGCCCGGCACGCGTACGTGCAGCCGCACTCCGGCATCGACGCCAACCTCGTCGCCTTCTGGGCCGTGCTCGCCGACCGCGTCGAGGTGCCGTTCCTCGCGAAGACCGGCGTCCGCCAGATCAACGACCTCACCGAGGCGGACTGGGCCGAGCTGCGCCAGGCCTTCGGCAACCAGCGGATGCTCGGCATGTCGCTGGACGCGGGCGGCCACCTCACGCACGGCTTCAGGCCGAATATCAGCGGAAAAATGTTCGATCAGCGGTCCTACGGCACCGACCCCGCCACCGGGCTCATCGACTACGAGGCGCTGCGCGCGCAGGCCCGCGAGTTCAAGCCGATGATCATCGTCGCCGGTTACTCCGCGTACCCGCGCCTCGTGAACTTCCGGATCATGCGGGAGATCGCCGACGAGGTCGGGGCGACGCTCATGGTCGACATGGCGCACTTCGCGGGGCTCGTCGCGGGCAAGGTGCTCACCGGCGACTTCGACCCGGTGCCGCACGCGCAGATCGTCACCACGACCACCCACAAGTCCCTGCGTGGGCCGCGCGGCGGCATGGTGCTGTGCGACGACTCGCTGAAGGACCAGGTCGACCGGGGCTGCCCGATGGTGCTCGGCGGGCCGCTGCCGCACGTCATGGCCGCGAAGGCGGTCGCCCTTGCCGAGGCGCGGCAGCCCGCGTTCCAGGACTACGCGCAGCGCATCGTGGACAACGCGCGGGCGCTGGCGGAGGGCCTGACGCGGCGCGGCGCGACGCTCGTCACCGGCGGCACGGACAACCACCTCAACCTCATCGACGTGGCGTCCTCCTACGGCCTCACGGGGCGCCAGGCCGAGTCGGCGCTGCTCGACTCCGGCATCGTCACCAACCGCAACGCGATTCCGGCGGACCCGAACGGGGCGTGGTACACGTCCGGCATCCGTATCGGTACGCCGGCGTTGACCACGCGGGGGCTCGGCGCGGGCGAGATGGATGAGATCGCGGCGCTCATGGACCGTGTTCTGGCTGCCGCCGAGCCGGGGACCACGAAGTCCGGGGCGGTGTCGAAGGCGAGTCACGTGCTGGAGCCGAAGGTTGCGGACGAGGTTGCCCAGCGGGCGACGGATCTGTTGGCCGGGTTCCCGCTGTACGGCCAGATCGACCTGGGCTGA
- a CDS encoding FAD-binding oxidoreductase: MVADPATDPVPTLPSVPHSVPVSGWGRTAPTSARVIRPRSYEDAVLAVRDCAATGRRGGIARGLGRAYGDAAQNAGGAVLDMTGLDRIHAIDAAGGTVLCDAGVSLHRLMEVLLPLGWFVPVTPGTRYVTVGGAIGADIHGRNHHVSGSFARHVPMLELLTADGGVRVVERGSELFDATAGGMGLTGIILTATIQLQPVATSLMSVDTERATDFDDLMARLTATEHRHPYSVAWVDLLARGAATGRGVLTRAEHAPLDALPARARRTPLEFRPARLPAAPDFLPEGLLGSTSVGLFNELRYRTAPRVRTGELQKLSTFFHPLDGVPHWNRVYGRGGFVQYQFVVGHGQEEALRRIVHRVSERRCPSLLATLKRFGEGDPGWLSFPMPGWTLALDIPANLPELGAFLDELDEEVAAAGGRVHLAKDSRLRPELLTAMYPRLDDFRSLRARWDPQGVFRSDLSRRLNL, translated from the coding sequence ATGGTTGCCGACCCCGCTACCGATCCCGTACCCACTCTCCCCTCCGTCCCGCACTCCGTACCGGTCAGCGGCTGGGGCCGCACCGCCCCCACCTCGGCCCGCGTGATCCGCCCCCGCTCCTACGAGGACGCGGTCCTCGCGGTCCGGGACTGCGCCGCCACGGGACGCCGCGGCGGCATCGCGCGAGGGCTCGGCCGGGCGTACGGGGACGCGGCGCAGAACGCGGGCGGGGCCGTCCTCGACATGACGGGTCTCGACCGGATCCACGCCATCGACGCCGCCGGCGGCACCGTGCTGTGCGACGCGGGCGTCTCGCTGCACCGCCTGATGGAGGTGCTGCTCCCCCTCGGCTGGTTCGTGCCGGTCACCCCCGGCACCCGCTATGTCACGGTCGGCGGGGCGATCGGCGCCGACATCCACGGCAGGAACCACCACGTCTCCGGCTCCTTCGCCCGCCACGTCCCCATGCTCGAACTCCTCACCGCCGACGGCGGGGTACGCGTCGTGGAGCGCGGCAGCGAGCTGTTCGACGCGACGGCCGGCGGCATGGGCCTGACCGGGATCATCCTCACGGCGACGATCCAACTACAGCCCGTCGCGACCTCGTTGATGTCGGTCGACACCGAACGAGCCACTGACTTCGACGACTTGATGGCCCGGCTCACCGCCACGGAGCACCGTCACCCCTACTCCGTCGCCTGGGTCGACCTGCTCGCGCGCGGCGCCGCGACCGGCCGCGGAGTGCTCACGCGCGCCGAGCACGCGCCGCTCGACGCGCTGCCCGCACGCGCCCGCAGGACCCCGCTGGAGTTCCGCCCCGCCCGCCTCCCCGCGGCCCCGGACTTCCTCCCCGAGGGACTGCTCGGCAGCACGAGCGTCGGCCTGTTCAACGAGCTCCGGTACCGCACGGCGCCCAGGGTCCGCACCGGCGAACTGCAGAAGCTCTCCACGTTCTTCCACCCGCTCGACGGCGTCCCGCACTGGAACCGCGTCTACGGGCGCGGCGGCTTCGTGCAGTACCAGTTCGTCGTCGGACACGGCCAGGAAGAGGCGCTGCGCCGCATCGTGCACCGCGTCTCCGAGCGCCGCTGCCCGTCCCTCCTCGCCACCCTCAAGCGCTTCGGCGAAGGGGACCCGGGCTGGCTGTCGTTCCCGATGCCCGGCTGGACCCTCGCGCTCGACATCCCGGCGAACCTGCCCGAACTGGGTGCGTTCCTCGACGAGTTGGACGAGGAGGTGGCCGCCGCGGGTGGGCGCGTCCACCTCGCCAAGGACTCCCGGCTGCGGCCCGAGCTGCTCACCGCCATGTACCCGCGCCTCGACGACTTCCGCTCGCTGCGGGCGCGTTGGGACCCGCAGGGGGTGTTCCGCTCGGACCTGTCACGACGCCTGAACCTGTGA
- a CDS encoding glutathionylspermidine synthase family protein: protein MKRHTITPRPGWQQTVEEQGLIYPLTRYPDDSLRPYWDESAYYEFSLPEVEALEEVVEELHRMCLAAAEHIVRTDRFADLGITDPGVAAAVAEAWERRAELPSVYGRFDLRYDGTGPAKLLEYNADTPTSLVEAASPQWFWMEERFPGADQWNSLHERLVDAWKKQAALLPPGSPLYFAHSSADELGEDLMTVGYLKETAEQAGLETDWISMEEIGWDSLSERFVDNQLRFIRSCFKLYPWEWLTSDEFAPHVLAGLDNGGGTGTTMWIEPAWKMLLSNKALLAVLWELYPGHPNLLPAYLDGPRELATDPTGPGYVSKPLLGREGAGVTIHEPGSVPPAPEEPCCYQELSELPDFDGNRVVLGAWVVEDEAAGLGIRESAGLVTDEYARFLPHVIL from the coding sequence ATGAAGCGACACACCATCACCCCACGCCCCGGCTGGCAGCAGACCGTCGAGGAACAGGGGCTCATCTACCCGCTCACCCGCTACCCCGACGACTCGCTGCGCCCGTACTGGGACGAGAGCGCCTACTACGAGTTCTCCCTCCCCGAGGTCGAGGCGCTCGAAGAGGTCGTCGAGGAGCTGCACCGCATGTGCCTCGCCGCGGCCGAACACATCGTCCGCACCGACCGCTTCGCCGACCTCGGGATCACCGACCCGGGCGTCGCCGCGGCGGTCGCCGAGGCCTGGGAGCGGCGCGCCGAACTCCCCTCCGTCTACGGCCGGTTCGACCTCCGGTACGACGGCACAGGGCCCGCGAAGCTCCTCGAGTACAACGCCGACACCCCCACCTCCCTGGTCGAGGCCGCGAGCCCCCAGTGGTTCTGGATGGAGGAGCGGTTCCCCGGCGCCGACCAGTGGAACTCGCTCCACGAGCGGCTCGTCGACGCCTGGAAGAAGCAGGCCGCCCTGCTCCCGCCGGGCAGCCCGCTCTACTTCGCGCACTCCTCGGCCGACGAACTCGGCGAGGACCTGATGACCGTCGGATATCTGAAGGAGACCGCCGAACAGGCGGGCCTGGAGACCGACTGGATCTCCATGGAGGAGATCGGCTGGGACAGCCTCTCCGAGCGCTTCGTCGACAACCAACTCCGGTTCATCCGCAGCTGCTTCAAGCTGTACCCGTGGGAGTGGCTGACCTCCGACGAATTCGCCCCGCACGTCCTCGCCGGCCTCGACAACGGTGGCGGCACGGGTACGACGATGTGGATCGAGCCCGCCTGGAAGATGCTGCTCAGCAACAAGGCGCTCCTCGCGGTGCTTTGGGAGCTGTACCCCGGCCACCCGAACCTGCTGCCCGCCTACCTCGACGGCCCGCGCGAGCTGGCGACCGATCCGACCGGCCCCGGCTATGTGTCGAAGCCGCTGCTCGGGCGCGAGGGTGCGGGCGTCACGATCCACGAACCCGGGTCCGTCCCGCCCGCCCCCGAAGAGCCCTGCTGCTACCAGGAGTTGAGCGAGCTGCCCGACTTCGACGGCAACCGCGTCGTCCTCGGCGCGTGGGTCGTCGAGGACGAGGCGGCCGGCCTCGGCATCCGGGAATCGGCGGGGCTTGTCACGGACGAGTACGCCCGCTTCCTGCCCCACGTCATCCTGTGA
- a CDS encoding YihY/virulence factor BrkB family protein: MDWLKKLPVVGPLFARLMRTHAWHAYERLDEVRWSQLAAAMTFISFLALFPLLTVAAAVAAGTMGPDQQKKLEQTLSDQVPGISDQLDIGALVDNAGTIGLIAGALLLFTGVGWVGSMRQCLRDVWELPDPDENPIMRKLKDAGILVGLGLAGIVSIAASALAATAVDWTADQIGIDKAGWGGILLQAAAFAIAVLADFLILLYVLALLPGVQPGRRDLITAALIGAAGFELLKLVLSGYMKDVAAKSMYGAFGTPVALLLWINFTAKLLLFCAAWTATGRVGLRKTEEAEAEAEAADEAADEAEEISPS; this comes from the coding sequence ATGGATTGGCTGAAGAAACTCCCTGTCGTCGGGCCGCTGTTCGCCCGGCTGATGCGGACGCACGCCTGGCACGCCTACGAGCGGCTCGACGAGGTCCGCTGGTCCCAGCTCGCCGCGGCGATGACGTTCATCAGCTTCCTCGCGCTGTTTCCGCTGCTCACGGTGGCCGCGGCGGTGGCCGCCGGCACCATGGGCCCGGACCAGCAGAAGAAGCTGGAGCAGACGCTCAGCGACCAGGTTCCGGGTATCTCCGACCAGTTGGACATCGGGGCGCTGGTCGACAACGCGGGCACGATCGGGCTCATCGCCGGAGCGCTGCTGCTGTTCACGGGTGTCGGCTGGGTCGGCTCGATGCGGCAGTGCCTGCGGGACGTGTGGGAGCTGCCCGACCCCGACGAGAACCCGATCATGCGCAAGCTCAAGGACGCCGGGATCCTCGTCGGGCTCGGCCTCGCGGGCATCGTGTCGATCGCGGCGTCCGCGCTCGCGGCCACGGCCGTCGACTGGACGGCCGACCAGATCGGCATCGACAAGGCGGGCTGGGGCGGGATACTGCTCCAGGCCGCCGCCTTCGCGATCGCGGTCCTCGCGGACTTCCTGATCCTGCTCTACGTCCTGGCCCTGCTGCCCGGAGTGCAGCCGGGCCGCCGCGATCTGATCACCGCGGCGCTGATCGGGGCGGCGGGCTTCGAGCTGCTGAAGCTGGTGCTCAGCGGCTATATGAAGGACGTGGCGGCGAAGAGCATGTACGGCGCGTTCGGTACGCCCGTGGCCCTGCTGCTGTGGATCAACTTCACCGCGAAACTGCTGCTGTTCTGCGCGGCGTGGACCGCGACGGGCCGCGTCGGCCTGCGCAAGACGGAAGAAGCGGAGGCCGAGGCGGAGGCGGCGGACGAGGCTGCGGACGAGGCGGAGGAGATCAGCCCTTCGTGA
- the trpS gene encoding tryptophan--tRNA ligase, which translates to MASDVRPRVLSGIQPTAGSFHLGNYLGAVRQWVALQESHDAFYMVVDLHAITVPQDPKELRANTRLAAAQLLAAGLDPERCTLFVQSHVPEHAQLAWVMNCITGFGEASRMTQFKDKSAKQGADRASVGLFTYPVLQVADILLYQANQVPVGEDQRQHIELTRDLATRFNGRFGDTFTLPAPYILKETAKIYDLQDPSIKMSKSASTPKGLINLLDEPKATAKKVKSAVTDTDTVIRYDAENKPGVSNLLTIYSTLTGAGIPELEEKYEGKMYGALKTDLAEVMVDFVTPFRTRTQEYLDDPETLDSILAKGAEKARAVAAETLSQAYDKVGFLPAKH; encoded by the coding sequence ATGGCCTCTGATGTTCGCCCTCGTGTGCTCTCCGGGATCCAGCCCACCGCCGGCTCGTTCCACCTCGGCAACTACCTCGGTGCGGTGCGCCAGTGGGTGGCGCTGCAGGAGTCCCACGACGCCTTCTACATGGTCGTGGACCTGCATGCGATCACCGTTCCGCAGGACCCGAAGGAGCTGCGGGCCAACACCCGGCTCGCCGCCGCGCAGCTGCTCGCCGCGGGGCTCGACCCGGAGCGCTGCACGCTGTTCGTGCAGAGCCACGTCCCGGAGCACGCGCAGCTGGCCTGGGTCATGAACTGCATCACGGGCTTCGGTGAGGCCTCCCGCATGACGCAGTTCAAGGACAAGTCCGCGAAGCAGGGTGCGGATCGTGCCTCCGTCGGACTGTTCACGTATCCGGTTCTTCAGGTCGCGGACATCCTGCTCTACCAGGCGAACCAGGTTCCGGTCGGTGAGGACCAGCGCCAGCACATCGAGCTGACCCGCGACCTCGCCACGCGCTTCAACGGCCGCTTCGGCGACACGTTCACGCTCCCGGCGCCGTACATCCTCAAGGAGACGGCGAAGATCTACGACCTTCAGGACCCGTCGATCAAGATGAGCAAGTCGGCGTCGACGCCGAAGGGCCTCATCAACCTGCTCGACGAGCCGAAGGCGACCGCCAAGAAGGTCAAGAGCGCCGTCACCGACACCGACACCGTGATCCGCTACGACGCGGAGAACAAGCCGGGCGTCAGCAACCTGCTCACCATCTACTCCACCCTCACCGGTGCCGGTATCCCGGAACTGGAGGAGAAGTACGAGGGCAAGATGTACGGTGCGCTGAAGACGGACCTGGCCGAGGTCATGGTGGACTTCGTGACACCGTTCCGGACCCGCACCCAGGAATATCTGGACGACCCGGAGACGCTTGACTCGATCCTGGCCAAGGGCGCGGAGAAGGCGCGGGCGGTAGCCGCCGAGACCCTCTCCCAGGCCTACGACAAGGTCGGCTTCCTGCCCGCCAAGCACTGA
- a CDS encoding SCO4848 family membrane protein, whose amino-acid sequence MKLSRPVSWFLLAFGVWSWFIWITFVKNLVKDGSGLAFDDAGDPTAYFWVHLTLAVVSFVLGTVVGGIGLRSVRTLRRTS is encoded by the coding sequence ATGAAGCTCAGCCGCCCCGTGTCCTGGTTCCTGCTCGCCTTCGGGGTGTGGAGCTGGTTCATCTGGATCACTTTCGTCAAAAACCTCGTCAAGGACGGCAGCGGCCTCGCCTTCGACGACGCCGGGGATCCGACCGCGTACTTCTGGGTGCATCTGACGCTCGCCGTCGTCTCCTTCGTATTGGGGACGGTTGTCGGGGGCATCGGGTTGCGTTCGGTGCGCACACTGCGTCGGACCTCATAG
- a CDS encoding D-alanyl-D-alanine carboxypeptidase family protein produces MPDSHAARPTSHLKKAAVLFAASALTFAGALPAAAADKDKDKTEAKPPASMSQVGGAQLGKPGTQVNLQKGAPVLPKELTAKSWLVADAESGEVLASHNPHWQLPPASTLKMLFADTVLPKFPKTTTHKVVPSDLAGMGAGSSLVGIKEGFTYSVHDLWLGVFLRSGNDAVHVLSAMNQGVAQTVKDMQAHADELQAGDTHVVSPDGYDMPGQHSSAYDLTLFARSGLHKKDFREYAATPTAEFPMKQKKGKTTKQFGIQNTNRLLTGSLGLPAYKGIAGVKNGNTTNAGATFTGVAERGDRVLLVTVMNPKAKESDAVYKETARLFDWGFQADGKVSPVGHLVGSKSETPAGAASPSSGEEGAKSAAHAAVTGGSSGVGIALAIVGGVLVVLAGAVFVVRKKWPLKITKG; encoded by the coding sequence GTGCCCGACTCCCACGCCGCGCGACCGACGTCGCACTTGAAGAAGGCCGCGGTGCTGTTCGCCGCCTCCGCCCTGACGTTCGCCGGTGCGCTGCCCGCGGCCGCCGCGGACAAGGACAAGGACAAGACCGAGGCCAAGCCGCCCGCGTCGATGTCCCAAGTGGGCGGCGCCCAGTTGGGGAAACCGGGGACGCAGGTCAACCTTCAGAAGGGCGCGCCCGTCCTGCCGAAGGAGCTGACGGCGAAGTCCTGGCTCGTCGCCGACGCCGAGTCGGGCGAGGTGCTCGCCTCGCACAACCCGCACTGGCAGCTGCCGCCCGCCTCCACGCTGAAGATGCTGTTCGCGGACACCGTGCTGCCGAAGTTCCCGAAGACGACGACGCACAAGGTGGTGCCGTCCGACCTGGCGGGGATGGGCGCGGGGTCCAGCCTCGTCGGCATCAAGGAGGGCTTCACGTACTCGGTGCACGATCTGTGGCTGGGCGTCTTCCTGCGCTCCGGCAACGACGCGGTGCATGTGCTCTCCGCCATGAACCAGGGCGTCGCGCAGACCGTCAAGGACATGCAGGCGCACGCCGACGAGCTGCAGGCGGGCGACACCCACGTCGTCAGCCCCGACGGCTACGACATGCCGGGGCAGCACTCCTCCGCGTACGACCTGACGCTCTTCGCCCGTTCCGGGCTGCACAAGAAGGACTTCCGGGAGTACGCCGCCACGCCCACCGCCGAGTTCCCCATGAAGCAGAAGAAGGGGAAGACCACCAAGCAGTTCGGGATCCAGAACACCAACCGGCTGCTCACCGGCTCCCTGGGCCTGCCCGCGTACAAGGGCATCGCGGGCGTGAAGAACGGCAACACGACGAACGCGGGGGCCACGTTCACCGGGGTCGCCGAGCGCGGCGACCGGGTGCTGCTCGTCACCGTCATGAACCCGAAGGCGAAGGAGAGCGACGCCGTCTACAAGGAGACCGCGCGGCTCTTCGACTGGGGGTTCCAGGCCGACGGCAAGGTCTCCCCCGTCGGCCATCTCGTCGGGTCGAAGAGCGAGACGCCCGCGGGCGCCGCGTCCCCGAGCTCTGGTGAAGAGGGCGCCAAGTCGGCCGCGCACGCGGCGGTCACCGGCGGCTCCAGCGGCGTCGGGATCGCGCTCGCGATCGTGGGCGGCGTGCTCGTGGTGCTCGCGGGCGCGGTGTTCGTGGTGCGGAAGAAGTGGCCGCTGAAGATCACGAAGGGCTGA
- a CDS encoding decaprenylphospho-beta-D-erythro-pentofuranosid-2-ulose 2-reductase, with protein sequence MKDAFGTPQSLLVLGGTSEIALATARRLVARRTRTVWLAGRPSPALDEAAAGLRALGADTRTVPFDALDPTAHEETLGKVFAEGDIDMVLLAFGILGDQARDEDDPMSAVRVAQTNYTGAVSASLVCARALQSQGHGSLVVLSSVAGERARRANFIYGSSKAGLDAFTQGLGDALHGTGVHVMIVRPGFVRSKMTAGLVEAPMATTPGAVAQAIETGLRRRSETVWVPGTLRVVMSALRHVPRPVFRRLPV encoded by the coding sequence TTGAAAGACGCCTTCGGCACCCCCCAGTCCCTGCTCGTCCTCGGCGGCACCTCCGAGATCGCGCTGGCCACCGCCCGCCGCCTCGTCGCCAGGCGCACCCGCACCGTGTGGCTGGCGGGCCGCCCCTCCCCCGCACTCGACGAGGCCGCCGCCGGGCTGCGCGCCCTGGGCGCCGACACCCGTACGGTCCCCTTCGACGCGCTGGACCCCACCGCGCACGAGGAGACGCTCGGCAAGGTCTTCGCCGAGGGCGACATCGACATGGTGCTGCTCGCGTTCGGCATCCTCGGCGACCAGGCCCGCGACGAGGACGACCCGATGTCGGCGGTCCGCGTCGCCCAGACCAACTACACGGGCGCCGTCTCCGCGAGCCTCGTCTGCGCGCGGGCACTGCAGTCCCAGGGCCACGGCTCGCTCGTCGTCCTGTCCTCGGTGGCGGGCGAGCGGGCCCGCCGCGCCAACTTCATCTACGGCTCCAGCAAGGCGGGCCTCGACGCGTTCACGCAAGGGCTCGGGGACGCGCTGCACGGCACGGGCGTGCACGTCATGATCGTCCGGCCCGGATTCGTACGGTCGAAGATGACGGCAGGGCTCGTCGAGGCGCCGATGGCCACGACGCCCGGAGCGGTGGCACAGGCCATCGAGACGGGTCTTCGGCGCAGGTCGGAGACGGTGTGGGTGCCGGGGACGCTGCGCGTGGTGATGTCGGCGCTGCGGCATGTGCCGCGGCCGGTGTTCCGGCGACTGCCGGTCTAG
- the rocD gene encoding ornithine--oxo-acid transaminase: protein MTPPTTAGHTTQDFITSSEDHGAHNYHPLPVVVATAEGAWMTDVEGRRYLDMLAGYSALNFGHGNRRLIDAAKEQLERVTLTSRAFHHDRFAAFCTELAELCGMEMVLPMNTGAEAVETAVKTARKWGYRVKGVPDGRARIVVASDNFHGRTTTIVSFSTDEEARADFGPYTPGFDIVPYGDLDALRAAVTDETVAVLLEPIQGEAGVLVPPPGYLAGVRELTRERNVLFIADEIQSGLGRTGRTFACEHEGVVPDMYVLGKALGGGVVPVSAVVSSKAVLGVFRPGEHGSTFGGNPLACAVALEVIAMLRTGEFQERAAELGEHLHAELGLLAGTGKVTEVRGRGLWAGVDIDPSYGTGREISEKLMDRGVLVKDTHGSTIRIAPPLVISKDDLDWGLDQLRAVLGA, encoded by the coding sequence GTGACTCCACCGACCACCGCAGGACACACCACGCAGGACTTCATCACCTCCTCGGAAGACCACGGCGCGCACAACTACCACCCGCTCCCGGTGGTCGTCGCCACCGCCGAGGGTGCGTGGATGACGGACGTCGAGGGGCGCCGCTACCTCGACATGCTCGCCGGCTACTCGGCGCTCAATTTCGGGCACGGCAACCGTCGCCTCATCGATGCCGCGAAGGAGCAGCTGGAGCGGGTGACGCTGACGTCACGGGCCTTCCACCACGACCGGTTCGCGGCGTTCTGCACGGAGCTCGCCGAGCTGTGCGGCATGGAGATGGTGCTGCCGATGAACACGGGCGCGGAGGCCGTCGAGACCGCCGTGAAGACCGCCCGGAAGTGGGGTTACCGGGTCAAGGGCGTGCCGGACGGGCGGGCCAGGATCGTGGTCGCGAGCGACAACTTCCACGGCCGTACGACGACCATCGTCAGCTTCTCCACCGACGAGGAGGCACGCGCCGACTTCGGTCCGTACACGCCGGGCTTCGACATCGTCCCGTACGGGGATCTGGACGCGCTGCGCGCCGCGGTCACGGACGAGACGGTGGCGGTGCTCCTTGAGCCGATCCAGGGCGAGGCGGGCGTGCTCGTCCCGCCGCCGGGCTATCTCGCGGGCGTACGGGAGCTGACGCGCGAGCGGAACGTGCTGTTCATCGCCGACGAGATCCAGTCGGGGCTCGGCCGCACGGGACGTACCTTCGCGTGCGAGCACGAGGGCGTGGTGCCGGACATGTACGTGCTGGGCAAGGCGCTCGGCGGCGGGGTCGTGCCGGTGTCGGCGGTGGTGTCGAGCAAGGCCGTGCTCGGGGTGTTCCGGCCGGGCGAGCACGGGTCGACGTTCGGCGGGAATCCCCTCGCCTGCGCGGTGGCCCTCGAGGTGATCGCGATGCTGCGCACCGGGGAGTTCCAGGAGCGGGCGGCGGAGCTGGGCGAGCATCTGCACGCCGAGCTGGGCCTGTTGGCGGGGACGGGGAAGGTCACCGAGGTGCGCGGGCGCGGCCTGTGGGCGGGCGTCGACATCGATCCGTCGTACGGGACGGGCCGGGAGATCTCGGAGAAGCTGATGGACCGCGGGGTCCTGGTGAAGGACACCCACGGGTCCACCATCCGGATCGCCCCGCCGCTGGTGATCAGCAAGGACGATCTGGACTGGGGCCTCGATCAGCTGCGGGCGGTGCTGGGCGCGTAG
- a CDS encoding 2'-5' RNA ligase family protein, whose protein sequence is MGTVTIGVSIAVPEPHGSLLQERRTGFGDAAAHGIPTHITLLPPTEVEGGDLTAIEAHLEEVASGGRPFAMRLSGTGTFRPLSPVVFVQVVEGAEACTWLQKQVRDASGPVSRELQFPYHPHVTVAHGIDEESMDRAFAELAEYEAAWACTGFALYEQGADGVWRKLRDFAFGTSALPAQTSGRTTRGPRLPAR, encoded by the coding sequence GTGGGGACCGTAACGATCGGTGTCTCGATCGCGGTCCCGGAGCCGCACGGCAGCCTGCTCCAGGAGCGGCGCACGGGCTTCGGCGACGCCGCGGCGCACGGCATTCCCACGCACATCACCCTGCTCCCGCCGACCGAGGTGGAGGGCGGCGACCTCACGGCGATCGAGGCGCATCTGGAGGAAGTGGCGTCCGGCGGGCGGCCGTTCGCGATGCGGCTTTCCGGCACGGGTACGTTCCGGCCGCTGTCGCCCGTCGTGTTCGTACAGGTCGTCGAGGGCGCCGAGGCCTGCACCTGGCTGCAGAAGCAGGTGCGGGACGCCTCGGGCCCGGTCTCCCGCGAGCTGCAGTTCCCGTACCACCCGCACGTGACCGTGGCGCACGGTATCGACGAGGAGTCGATGGACCGTGCGTTCGCGGAGCTCGCCGAGTACGAGGCGGCCTGGGCGTGCACCGGGTTCGCGCTCTACGAGCAGGGCGCCGACGGAGTGTGGCGCAAGCTGCGGGACTTCGCCTTCGGCACGTCGGCGCTGCCCGCGCAGACCTCGGGCCGCACGACACGCGGACCCCGGCTGCCCGCCCGCTAG